The Fusobacterium periodonticum 1_1_41FAA genome includes a window with the following:
- a CDS encoding M48 family metallopeptidase, translating to MKKIKNIILMLFVSLILISCSTAPLTGRRQLKMVSDEAVAQSSISQYNQMIAELRQNKLLANNTADGQRINQIGRRISKAVEEYLAANGMQDKIRNLQWEFNLIKSKDINAFALPGGKIAFYTGILPVLKTDAAIAFVMGHEIGHVIGGHHAESASNQNLAGFLMIGKKLIDAVTGVPVISDDLAQQGLSLGLLKFNRTQEYEADKYGMIFMAMAGYNPQEAILAQQRMMDLGGSQQAEILSSHPSTQNRIEELKRFLPEAMKYYKK from the coding sequence ATGAAAAAAATCAAAAATATAATTTTAATGTTGTTTGTATCTTTAATTTTAATATCTTGTTCAACTGCACCTTTAACAGGAAGAAGACAGTTGAAGATGGTAAGTGATGAGGCTGTAGCTCAATCTTCTATCTCACAATACAATCAAATGATAGCTGAATTAAGACAAAATAAATTGTTAGCAAATAATACTGCTGATGGACAAAGAATAAATCAAATTGGAAGAAGAATTTCTAAAGCTGTTGAAGAATATTTAGCTGCAAATGGAATGCAGGATAAAATAAGAAATCTACAATGGGAATTTAACTTAATAAAGAGTAAGGATATAAATGCCTTTGCATTACCAGGAGGAAAAATTGCTTTCTACACAGGAATATTACCAGTATTAAAAACAGATGCAGCTATAGCTTTTGTAATGGGACATGAAATAGGTCACGTTATAGGTGGACACCATGCAGAAAGTGCAAGTAACCAAAACTTAGCTGGATTCTTAATGATAGGTAAAAAACTTATAGACGCTGTGACAGGAGTTCCTGTTATTAGTGATGATTTAGCTCAACAAGGACTATCATTAGGGCTTTTAAAGTTCAACAGAACTCAAGAATATGAAGCAGATAAATATGGAATGATCTTTATGGCTATGGCAGGATATAATCCACAAGAAGCTATACTTGCACAACAAAGAATGATGGACTTAGGTGGAAGTCAACAAGCAGAAATACTATCTTCTCACCCTTCTACTCAAAATAGAATAGAAGAATTAAAAAGATTTTTACCAGAAGCTATGAAATACTATAAGAAATAA
- a CDS encoding aldo/keto reductase, which produces MKYVKLLNGVEMPILGFGVYQIPDLEECERVVLEAIEVGYRSIDTAQVYGNEEAVGNAIKKSGVDRKEFFITTKVWISNSGYEKAKASIEESLKKLQTDYIDLLLIHQPFGDYYGTYRAMEEYYKAGKLRAIGVSNFYPDRFVDIVNFVEIKPMINQVETHVFNQQIIPQEIMKEYGTQIESWGPFAEGKNNLFTNETLVEIGKKYDKTAAQVALRYLIQRDIVVIPKTVKKDRMIQNFSVFDFELSEDDVKEILKLDKKESLFLSHVAPETVKFLINTKL; this is translated from the coding sequence ATGAAATATGTTAAATTATTAAATGGAGTTGAAATGCCAATTTTAGGTTTTGGAGTATATCAAATACCTGATTTAGAAGAATGTGAAAGAGTTGTTTTAGAAGCAATAGAAGTTGGATACCGTTCAATAGATACAGCACAAGTCTATGGAAATGAAGAAGCAGTAGGAAATGCTATTAAAAAAAGTGGAGTGGATAGAAAAGAATTTTTTATAACAACAAAAGTTTGGATATCAAATTCAGGTTATGAAAAAGCAAAAGCTTCTATTGAAGAGTCTCTAAAAAAATTGCAAACAGATTATATAGACTTATTATTGATACATCAACCTTTTGGTGATTACTATGGAACATATAGAGCCATGGAAGAATATTATAAGGCAGGAAAATTAAGAGCGATAGGAGTAAGTAATTTCTATCCTGATAGGTTTGTAGATATAGTTAATTTTGTTGAAATTAAACCTATGATAAATCAAGTTGAAACTCATGTCTTTAACCAACAAATAATTCCACAAGAAATAATGAAAGAATATGGAACTCAAATTGAATCTTGGGGACCTTTTGCAGAAGGGAAAAATAATCTTTTTACTAATGAAACATTGGTAGAGATTGGGAAAAAATATGATAAGACAGCTGCACAAGTAGCTCTAAGATATCTAATTCAAAGAGATATAGTTGTTATTCCTAAGACAGTGAAAAAAGATAGAATGATACAAAATTTTTCTGTATTTGATTTTGAGTTAAGTGAAGATGATGTGAAAGAAATTTTAAAATTAGATAAAAAAGAAAGTCTTTTCTTATCACATGTTGCCCCTGAAACAGTAAAATTTTTAATTAATACTAAATTATAG
- a CDS encoding RNA-guided endonuclease InsQ/TnpB family protein: protein MYKAIKIEIKLTEEQKIQVNKTIGVERFIYNEYIKYNQEQYKSNNKFVSAFDFSKYINNVYLPNNPDKKWIKEVSSKSVKQAMLYGEKAFKNFFKRLSAFPVFKKKGKNELGAYFVKNNKTDFEFYRHKIKIPTLKFVRVKEYGYIPKNAIIKSGTITKIADRYFLSLIMEIEDTVKATNTSSKGLGVDLGIKDTAICSNGKVFKNINKTKKVKKLKKKLKREQRKMSRSVEYSKSKKIKLKECKNFNKKKLKVQKLFYRLNCIRDDYNNKIVDEITRAKLKYITIEDLKVSNMMKNKHLSKAIQEQNFYAIRTKLINKCKERNIELRLVDTFYPSSKTCSCCGEIKKDLKLNDRIYKCCNCGLEIDRDYNASINLEKAKIYKVIA from the coding sequence ATGTATAAAGCAATAAAGATAGAAATAAAACTAACAGAAGAACAAAAAATACAAGTAAATAAAACTATTGGAGTTGAAAGATTCATATACAATGAATATATTAAATATAATCAGGAACAATATAAATCAAATAATAAGTTTGTTAGTGCTTTTGATTTTTCTAAGTATATCAATAATGTATATCTTCCTAATAATCCTGATAAAAAATGGATAAAAGAGGTATCATCTAAATCAGTTAAACAAGCAATGCTTTATGGGGAAAAAGCATTTAAAAACTTTTTTAAGCGTTTAAGTGCTTTTCCTGTTTTTAAGAAAAAAGGTAAGAATGAGCTGGGGGCATATTTTGTTAAGAATAATAAAACTGATTTTGAGTTTTATAGGCATAAAATAAAAATCCCCACATTGAAATTTGTAAGAGTAAAAGAATATGGATATATACCTAAAAATGCGATTATTAAAAGTGGTACTATAACTAAAATAGCTGATAGATATTTTCTATCACTTATTATGGAAATTGAAGATACTGTAAAAGCAACTAATACTAGTAGTAAAGGATTAGGAGTAGATTTAGGTATAAAAGACACAGCTATATGTTCTAATGGTAAGGTATTTAAAAATATAAATAAAACTAAAAAAGTTAAAAAGTTGAAAAAGAAACTTAAGAGAGAACAAAGAAAGATGTCAAGAAGTGTAGAATATTCTAAATCTAAAAAAATAAAATTAAAAGAATGTAAGAATTTTAATAAGAAAAAGTTGAAAGTACAAAAATTATTTTATAGACTAAATTGTATTAGAGATGATTATAATAATAAAATAGTAGATGAAATAACAAGAGCCAAGTTAAAATACATTACTATTGAAGATTTAAAAGTATCTAATATGATGAAGAATAAACATCTTTCAAAAGCTATACAAGAACAGAATTTCTATGCGATAAGAACTAAACTTATAAATAAATGTAAGGAAAGAAATATAGAACTAAGGTTAGTAGATACATTCTATCCAAGTAGTAAAACTTGTTCTTGTTGTGGAGAAATTAAAAAAGATTTAAAACTTAATGATAGGATTTATAAGTGTTGTAATTGTGGTTTAGAAATAGATAGAGATTACAATGCAAGTATAAATCTTGAAAAAGCAAAAATATATAAAGTAATAGCATAG
- a CDS encoding proline--tRNA ligase: protein MRFSKAYIKTLKETPKEAEIVSHKLMLRAAMIKKLASGIYAYLPLGYRTIRKIENIIREEMDRAGALELLMPVVQPAELWQESGRWDVMGAEMLRLKDRHERDFVLSPTQEEMITSIVRSDISSYKSLPLNLYHIQTKFRDERRPRFGLMRGREFTMKDGYSFHTSQESLDEEFLNMRDAYTRIFTRCGLKFRPVDADSGNIGGSGSQEFQVLAESGEDEIIYSDGSEYAANIEKAVSELINPPKEELREVELVHTPDCPTIESLAKYLDIPLERTVKALTYKDMGTDEIYMVLIRGDFEVNEVKLKNILKAVEVEMATDEEIEKIGLTKGYIGPYKLPTEIKIVADLSVIEVTNHVVGSHQKDYHYKNVNYGRDYKADIVADIRKVRVGDNCITGGKLHSARGIECGQIFKLGDKYSKAMNATYLDENGKTQYMLMGCYGIGVTRTMAAAIEQNNDENGIIWPVSIAPYIVDVIPANIKNEGQVSLAEKIYNELQAEDIDVMLDDRDEKPGFKFKDADLIGFPFKVVVGKRVDEGIVEVKIRRTGETLEVSESEVVAKIKELMKLY, encoded by the coding sequence ATGAGATTCAGTAAGGCGTATATAAAAACTTTAAAAGAAACACCTAAAGAAGCAGAAATAGTAAGTCATAAATTAATGCTTAGAGCAGCTATGATAAAAAAATTAGCTAGTGGTATTTATGCTTATCTACCATTAGGATATAGAACTATTAGAAAAATAGAAAATATTATTCGTGAAGAAATGGATAGAGCAGGAGCTTTAGAACTTTTAATGCCAGTTGTTCAACCAGCTGAACTTTGGCAAGAAAGTGGAAGATGGGATGTAATGGGAGCAGAAATGCTAAGATTGAAAGATAGACATGAAAGAGATTTCGTTCTATCTCCAACACAAGAAGAAATGATAACATCAATAGTTAGAAGTGATATTTCTTCATATAAGTCGCTTCCTTTAAATCTATACCATATCCAAACAAAATTTAGAGATGAAAGAAGACCTAGATTTGGACTTATGAGAGGTAGAGAATTTACAATGAAAGATGGTTATTCTTTCCATACTTCTCAAGAATCATTAGATGAAGAATTCTTAAATATGAGAGATGCTTATACAAGAATTTTCACAAGATGTGGTTTAAAATTTAGACCTGTTGATGCAGACTCAGGAAACATTGGTGGAAGTGGATCACAAGAATTCCAAGTTCTAGCAGAATCAGGAGAAGATGAAATCATTTATTCTGATGGTTCAGAATATGCAGCAAACATTGAAAAGGCTGTAAGTGAACTTATCAATCCTCCAAAGGAAGAATTAAGAGAAGTTGAACTTGTTCACACTCCAGATTGTCCAACAATAGAAAGTTTGGCGAAATACTTAGACATTCCTCTAGAAAGAACTGTAAAAGCATTGACATATAAAGATATGGGAACAGATGAAATATACATGGTTCTAATAAGAGGAGATTTTGAAGTAAACGAAGTTAAATTAAAAAATATTTTAAAAGCAGTGGAAGTTGAAATGGCTACTGATGAAGAAATAGAAAAAATCGGATTGACAAAAGGATATATAGGACCATATAAATTACCAACTGAAATTAAAATTGTAGCTGATTTATCTGTAATAGAAGTTACAAACCATGTTGTAGGTTCTCACCAAAAAGATTATCACTATAAAAATGTAAACTACGGTAGAGACTATAAGGCTGATATAGTTGCCGATATAAGAAAAGTTAGAGTTGGAGATAACTGTATAACAGGTGGGAAATTACATTCAGCAAGAGGAATTGAATGTGGGCAAATCTTCAAACTTGGAGATAAATATTCTAAGGCTATGAATGCTACTTACCTTGATGAAAATGGGAAAACACAATATATGTTAATGGGTTGCTATGGTATAGGAGTTACAAGAACTATGGCAGCTGCAATAGAACAAAATAATGATGAGAATGGAATTATTTGGCCAGTATCAATAGCACCTTATATTGTTGATGTAATTCCAGCAAATATAAAAAATGAAGGGCAAGTAAGTTTAGCTGAAAAAATCTATAATGAATTACAAGCAGAAGATATTGATGTAATGTTAGATGATAGAGATGAAAAACCTGGATTTAAATTTAAAGATGCTGACTTAATTGGATTCCCATTCAAAGTTGTTGTTGGAAAAAGAGTAGATGAAGGTATAGTTGAAGTAAAAATCAGAAGAACAGGTGAAACTTTAGAAGTATCAGAATCTGAAGTTGTAGCTAAAATAAAAGAATTAATGAAACTTTATTAA
- the rpsF gene encoding 30S ribosomal protein S6, with translation MKKYEIMYIINPTVLEEGRDELINQINSLLTANGATIAKTEKWGERKLAYPIDKKKSGFYVLTTFEMDGTKLAEVEAKINIMEAVMRHIVVRLD, from the coding sequence ATGAAAAAATATGAAATTATGTACATCATCAACCCTACTGTATTAGAAGAAGGTAGAGACGAGTTAATAAACCAAATAAATTCTTTATTAACTGCAAATGGAGCTACAATAGCTAAGACAGAAAAATGGGGAGAAAGAAAACTTGCTTATCCAATCGATAAGAAAAAATCAGGTTTTTATGTACTAACTACTTTTGAGATGGACGGAACAAAATTAGCAGAAGTAGAAGCTAAAATAAACATTATGGAAGCTGTAATGAGACATATAGTTGTAAGACTTGACTAA
- a CDS encoding TMEM175 family protein gives MTKERLVAFFDAVLAIIMTILVLELEKPSEISLKGFLALKENFLAYVLSFFWLGTMWVNHHNEWMGIEKISVKTVWTTMLTLFFSSLFPYSTSIVSKNFYNTTAQLFYGVIIIAITITVIVTANTLIEINKMNKYILERLKKRNLLLKYDLIIKIVAFLISAFFYPPAIMIGLFITLIFVVLVIPKKI, from the coding sequence ATGACAAAGGAAAGATTGGTAGCATTTTTTGATGCAGTGTTAGCAATTATTATGACAATTCTTGTACTAGAATTAGAAAAACCTAGTGAAATTTCATTAAAAGGATTTTTAGCACTTAAAGAAAATTTTTTAGCTTATGTTTTATCGTTTTTTTGGCTAGGTACAATGTGGGTAAATCATCATAATGAATGGATGGGGATAGAAAAAATATCTGTAAAAACAGTATGGACAACAATGTTGACATTATTCTTTTCTTCACTTTTTCCATATTCAACTTCAATAGTTTCTAAAAATTTCTATAATACAACTGCACAATTATTTTATGGTGTAATAATAATAGCAATAACTATTACCGTTATAGTTACTGCAAATACACTAATAGAAATTAATAAGATGAACAAATATATTTTAGAAAGACTAAAGAAGAGAAATTTATTATTAAAATATGATTTAATTATAAAAATTGTAGCTTTTTTAATTTCGGCATTCTTCTATCCACCAGCAATTATGATAGGTTTATTTATAACTCTAATTTTTGTAGTTTTAGTAATTCCTAAAAAAATATAA
- the rpsR gene encoding 30S ribosomal protein S18 — MAEFRRRRAKLRVKAEEIDYKNVELLKRFVSDKGKINPSRLTGANAKLQRKIAKAVKRARNIALIPYTRIEK; from the coding sequence ATGGCAGAATTCAGAAGAAGAAGAGCAAAATTAAGAGTTAAAGCTGAAGAAATTGATTATAAAAACGTTGAACTTTTAAAGAGATTTGTATCTGATAAAGGAAAAATCAATCCTTCAAGATTAACTGGAGCTAATGCTAAATTACAAAGAAAAATAGCAAAAGCTGTTAAAAGAGCAAGAAATATAGCTCTTATACCATATACAAGAATTGAAAAATAA
- a CDS encoding 1-deoxy-D-xylulose-5-phosphate synthase — MYLEKINSPEDVKKFNIEEMKVLAEEIRDAVIKRDAIHGGHFGPNLGMVEATIALHYVFDSPKDKFVFDVSHQTYPHKMLTGRREAFTDEAHYDDVTGYSNQHESEHDHFILGHTSTSISLALGLVKARDVKGEKGNVIAIIGDGSLSGGEALEGLDLAGELKTNFIVIANDNDMSIAENHGGLYKNLKLLRETEGKAECNLFKAMGLEYIFVKDGNNIEELIEAFKKVKDIDHPITVHIHTQKGKGYKLSEENKEPWHYVMPFNIEDGKPLNNDDSEDYTDVTKEYLMKKMKEDKTVVTITAGTPGNFSFSRKEREELGEQFVDVGIAEQTAVALASGMASKGAKPVFTVVSSFIQRAYDQLSQDLCINNNPATIVVSYGGAIGMTDVTHLGWFDIAMMSNIPNLVYLAPTTKEEHLAMLEWSIEQQEHPVAIRLPGGKMVSTGEKVTKDFSKLNTYEVKQKGEKVAILGLGTFYQLGEKAAKLYEEKTGVKATVINPMYITGVDEKLLEELKKDHSVVITLEDGILNGGFGEKIARFYGNSDIKVLNYGLKKEFLDRYNIGKVLTKNRLKADLIVEDLLKF; from the coding sequence ATGTATTTAGAAAAAATCAATTCACCAGAGGATGTAAAAAAATTCAATATTGAGGAAATGAAAGTCTTAGCTGAAGAAATAAGAGATGCAGTAATAAAAAGAGATGCTATTCATGGAGGGCACTTTGGACCAAATCTAGGTATGGTTGAAGCAACAATAGCCTTACACTATGTTTTTGATTCGCCAAAGGATAAGTTTGTATTTGATGTATCTCACCAAACATATCCACATAAAATGCTAACTGGAAGAAGAGAAGCTTTCACAGATGAAGCACACTATGACGATGTAACTGGATATAGTAATCAACATGAAAGTGAACATGATCACTTTATCTTAGGACATACTTCAACTTCAATAAGTTTAGCTTTAGGACTTGTAAAAGCTAGAGATGTTAAAGGAGAAAAAGGAAATGTTATTGCTATCATTGGAGATGGTTCTCTAAGTGGTGGAGAAGCACTTGAAGGTTTAGATCTTGCAGGAGAATTAAAAACTAATTTCATTGTTATAGCCAATGATAATGATATGTCTATAGCAGAAAATCATGGAGGACTTTACAAAAATTTAAAATTATTAAGAGAAACAGAAGGTAAGGCAGAATGTAATTTATTTAAAGCTATGGGCTTAGAATATATCTTTGTTAAAGATGGTAATAATATTGAAGAATTGATAGAAGCATTTAAAAAAGTAAAGGATATAGACCACCCAATAACAGTTCATATCCATACTCAAAAAGGTAAAGGATACAAACTTTCTGAAGAAAACAAGGAACCTTGGCACTATGTAATGCCATTTAATATAGAAGATGGAAAACCTTTAAATAATGATGATAGCGAAGATTATACAGATGTTACAAAAGAATATTTAATGAAGAAAATGAAAGAAGATAAAACTGTTGTTACAATAACAGCAGGAACACCAGGAAACTTTAGCTTTTCTAGAAAAGAAAGAGAAGAACTTGGAGAGCAATTTGTAGATGTGGGAATAGCAGAACAAACAGCAGTTGCCTTAGCTTCAGGTATGGCTTCTAAAGGAGCTAAACCAGTATTTACAGTTGTAAGTTCATTTATCCAAAGAGCTTATGATCAATTGTCACAAGATTTATGTATAAACAATAATCCCGCAACAATAGTTGTTTCTTATGGTGGAGCTATAGGAATGACAGATGTTACTCACCTTGGTTGGTTTGACATTGCTATGATGAGTAATATTCCAAATTTAGTTTATTTAGCTCCAACAACAAAGGAAGAACATCTTGCTATGCTTGAATGGAGTATAGAACAACAAGAACATCCAGTTGCAATTCGTTTACCAGGTGGAAAGATGGTTTCAACTGGTGAAAAAGTAACAAAAGATTTCTCTAAATTAAATACTTATGAAGTAAAACAAAAAGGAGAAAAGGTTGCAATTCTAGGATTGGGAACTTTCTATCAATTAGGAGAAAAAGCTGCAAAACTTTATGAAGAAAAAACAGGAGTAAAGGCAACAGTTATAAATCCTATGTATATCACAGGTGTAGATGAAAAATTATTAGAAGAATTGAAAAAAGACCATAGTGTAGTTATAACTCTTGAAGATGGAATTTTAAATGGTGGTTTTGGAGAAAAAATAGCTAGATTCTATGGAAATTCAGATATAAAAGTTTTAAATTATGGACTTAAAAAAGAATTTTTAGACAGATATAATATAGGAAAAGTACTTACAAAAAATAGATTGAAAGCTGACTTAATTGTTGAAGATTTGTTGAAATTTTAA